A window of the Trichoplusia ni isolate ovarian cell line Hi5 chromosome 4, tn1, whole genome shotgun sequence genome harbors these coding sequences:
- the LOC113492563 gene encoding formin-binding protein 1-like isoform X1, translating to MNWGIELWDQYDNLAAHTHKGIDFLDKYGNFVKERCAIELEYAGKLRRLVKNFQPKRKEEDEYQYTACKAFKHLLQELNDFAGQREVVAENLQSNVVRELHLLARELRDERKQHLNEGAKQMGVLNSSIGSLERARRSYERAARESERALETFQKADADLNLSRAEVEKQKANMKLRSQACEDAKQEYMDQLRKTNDAQRQHYEQRLPHVFKQLQDLDEKRIKNIKNFMLSSVDVERKVFPIIKQCLDGMETAANSINEKEDTKLVIDRYKSGFVPPEDFQFETASGADTTDAANTHHHPASHHTVRGTVSGNKIKKRVGILSIFSSNKIVEACNSIKNNMSTDGKEDYSDLPPNQKKKKLQAKVAELSKQVAQEQAAMEGLMKMKGVYETSPALGDPMTVEGQLNECCDKLKKLRAQLNKFEELLAEANSQVGAPPLHPTARTNGQAPTQATSIGSNSESLSRSASESSVSTGTGTGAAGARAAGGSPESGLGGELATAHHEHANGEHDHDPDHDHDPDHDNDHESDFDYYYCEPDLQPVGYCKALYAFEGIGSGSTMKMECGERLLVLETDAGDGWTRVRRHHTREEGFVPTTYIATTLYADANSH from the exons GATCAATATGATAACTTAGCCGCCCACACACATAAAGGAATTGATTTTTTAGACAAATATGGAAACTTTGTAAAGGAGAGGTGTGCTATTGAATTAGAATATGCAGGAAAACTCAG GAGGCTTGTCAAAAACTTTCaaccaaaaagaaaagaagaagatGAATACCA gtacaCTGCGTGTAAAGCATTTAAACATTTACTTCAAGAATTAAACGATTTTGCGGGACAGCGGGAAGTTGTCGCGGAAAACCTACAGTCTAATGTAGTACGAGAGTTACATCTACTCGCCAGAGAGTTGCGAGATGAAAGGAAG CAACATTTAAACGAAGGTGCGAAACAAATGGGAGTGTTGAACTCATCGATAGGTTCCTTGGAGCGAGCGCGGAGATCGTACGAGCGAGCGGCCAGGGAATCCGAGCGAGCACTTGAGACCTTCCAAAAGGCAGACGCTGACCTTAATCTGAG TCGAGCGGAGGTGGAGAAACAAAAAGCGAATATGAAGCTCCGGAGTCAAGCGTGCGAGGACGCGAAGCAGGAGTACATGGACCAGCTGCGCAAGACGAATGACGCGCAGCGGCAGCACTACGAGCAGCGACTGCCGCACGTATTCAAACAGTTACAG GACTTAGATGAGAAGCGGATAAAGAACATAAAGAACTTTATGTTGAGCTCCGTGGATGTTGAGAGGAAGGTATTCCCCATTATCAAGCAGTGCCTCGATGGTATGGAGACGGCAGCAAATAGTATTAATGAAAAAGAG GACACAAAATTAGTGATAGACAGGTATAAGTCAGGTTTCGTGCCGCCCGAAGACTTCCAGTTCGAGACAGCTTCGGGCGCGGACACGACCGACGCGGCCAACACGCACCACCACCCCGCCAGCCACCACACCGTGCGCGGGACCGTCTCCGGGAACAAGATCAAGAAGAGAGTCGGCATCCTCTCCATCTTCAGCTCCAATAAG ATTGTCGAGGCCTGCAACTCGATCAAG AATAACATGTCTACGGATGGAAAGGAGGATTACTCAGACTTGCCACCGaaccaaaagaaaaagaaacttcAAGCAAAAGTCGCCGAGCTGAGTAAACAG GTGGCCCAAGAGCAAGCAGCTATGGAAGGTCTCATGAAAATGAAAGGTGTTTACGAAACGAGCCCAGCGCTCGGAGATCCCATGACTGTAGAAG GTCAGTTAAACGAGTGTTGCGATAAGCTGAAGAAGTTGCGCGCGCAGTTGAACAAGTTCGAGGAGCTGTTGGCGGAGGCCAACAGCCAGGTGGGCGCGCCGCCGCTACACCCCACCGCGAGAACCAACGGGCAGGCGCCCACGCAGGCCACCAG TATCGGGTCAAACAGCGAGTCTCTATCGCGGTCGGCGTCGGAGTCGTCGGTGAGCACAGGCACGGGCacgggcgcggcgggggcgcgcgcGGCCGGCGGCTCCCCCGAGTCCGGGCTCGGCGGGGAGCTCGCCACCGCGCACCACGAACACGCCAACGGGGAACACGACCACGACCCCGACCACGACCATGACCCCGACCATGATAATGACCACGAGTCCGACTTTGATTATTACTACTGCGAGCCTGATCTGCAGCCAGTTGGCTACTGCAAAGCGCTATATGCTTTCGAAG GCATCGGAAGCGGGTCCACGATGAAGATGGAGTGCGGCGAGCGGCTGCTGGTGCTGGAGACGGACGCGGGTGACGGCTGGACGCGCGTGCGGCGCCACCACACGCGCGAGGAGGGCTTCGTGCCCACCACCTACATCGCCACCACGCTCTACGCCGATGCCAACTCGCACTAG
- the LOC113492563 gene encoding formin-binding protein 1-like isoform X4: MGVLNSSIGSLERARRSYERAARESERALETFQKADADLNLSRAEVEKQKANMKLRSQACEDAKQEYMDQLRKTNDAQRQHYEQRLPHVFKQLQDLDEKRIKNIKNFMLSSVDVERKVFPIIKQCLDGMETAANSINEKEDTKLVIDRYKSGFVPPEDFQFETASGADTTDAANTHHHPASHHTVRGTVSGNKIKKRVGILSIFSSNKIVEACNSIKNNMSTDGKEDYSDLPPNQKKKKLQAKVAELSKQVAQEQAAMEGLMKMKGVYETSPALGDPMTVEGQLNECCDKLKKLRAQLNKFEELLAEANSQVGAPPLHPTARTNGQAPTQATSIGSNSESLSRSASESSVSTGTGTGAAGARAAGGSPESGLGGELATAHHEHANGEHDHDPDHDHDPDHDNDHESDFDYYYCEPDLQPVGYCKALYAFEGIGSGSTMKMECGERLLVLETDAGDGWTRVRRHHTREEGFVPTTYIATTLYADANSH; the protein is encoded by the exons ATGGGAGTGTTGAACTCATCGATAGGTTCCTTGGAGCGAGCGCGGAGATCGTACGAGCGAGCGGCCAGGGAATCCGAGCGAGCACTTGAGACCTTCCAAAAGGCAGACGCTGACCTTAATCTGAG TCGAGCGGAGGTGGAGAAACAAAAAGCGAATATGAAGCTCCGGAGTCAAGCGTGCGAGGACGCGAAGCAGGAGTACATGGACCAGCTGCGCAAGACGAATGACGCGCAGCGGCAGCACTACGAGCAGCGACTGCCGCACGTATTCAAACAGTTACAG GACTTAGATGAGAAGCGGATAAAGAACATAAAGAACTTTATGTTGAGCTCCGTGGATGTTGAGAGGAAGGTATTCCCCATTATCAAGCAGTGCCTCGATGGTATGGAGACGGCAGCAAATAGTATTAATGAAAAAGAG GACACAAAATTAGTGATAGACAGGTATAAGTCAGGTTTCGTGCCGCCCGAAGACTTCCAGTTCGAGACAGCTTCGGGCGCGGACACGACCGACGCGGCCAACACGCACCACCACCCCGCCAGCCACCACACCGTGCGCGGGACCGTCTCCGGGAACAAGATCAAGAAGAGAGTCGGCATCCTCTCCATCTTCAGCTCCAATAAG ATTGTCGAGGCCTGCAACTCGATCAAG AATAACATGTCTACGGATGGAAAGGAGGATTACTCAGACTTGCCACCGaaccaaaagaaaaagaaacttcAAGCAAAAGTCGCCGAGCTGAGTAAACAG GTGGCCCAAGAGCAAGCAGCTATGGAAGGTCTCATGAAAATGAAAGGTGTTTACGAAACGAGCCCAGCGCTCGGAGATCCCATGACTGTAGAAG GTCAGTTAAACGAGTGTTGCGATAAGCTGAAGAAGTTGCGCGCGCAGTTGAACAAGTTCGAGGAGCTGTTGGCGGAGGCCAACAGCCAGGTGGGCGCGCCGCCGCTACACCCCACCGCGAGAACCAACGGGCAGGCGCCCACGCAGGCCACCAG TATCGGGTCAAACAGCGAGTCTCTATCGCGGTCGGCGTCGGAGTCGTCGGTGAGCACAGGCACGGGCacgggcgcggcgggggcgcgcgcGGCCGGCGGCTCCCCCGAGTCCGGGCTCGGCGGGGAGCTCGCCACCGCGCACCACGAACACGCCAACGGGGAACACGACCACGACCCCGACCACGACCATGACCCCGACCATGATAATGACCACGAGTCCGACTTTGATTATTACTACTGCGAGCCTGATCTGCAGCCAGTTGGCTACTGCAAAGCGCTATATGCTTTCGAAG GCATCGGAAGCGGGTCCACGATGAAGATGGAGTGCGGCGAGCGGCTGCTGGTGCTGGAGACGGACGCGGGTGACGGCTGGACGCGCGTGCGGCGCCACCACACGCGCGAGGAGGGCTTCGTGCCCACCACCTACATCGCCACCACGCTCTACGCCGATGCCAACTCGCACTAG
- the LOC113492563 gene encoding formin-binding protein 1-like isoform X2: MNWGIELWDQYDNLAAHTHKGIDFLDKYGNFVKERCAIELEYAGKLRRLVKNFQPKRKEEDEYQYTACKAFKHLLQELNDFAGQREVVAENLQSNVVRELHLLARELRDERKQHLNEGAKQMGVLNSSIGSLERARRSYERAARESERALETFQKADADLNLSRAEVEKQKANMKLRSQACEDAKQEYMDQLRKTNDAQRQHYEQRLPHVFKQLQDLDEKRIKNIKNFMLSSVDVERKVFPIIKQCLDGMETAANSINEKEDTKLVIDRYKSGFVPPEDFQFETASGADTTDAANTHHHPASHHTVRGTVSGNKIKKRVGILSIFSSNKNNMSTDGKEDYSDLPPNQKKKKLQAKVAELSKQVAQEQAAMEGLMKMKGVYETSPALGDPMTVEGQLNECCDKLKKLRAQLNKFEELLAEANSQVGAPPLHPTARTNGQAPTQATSIGSNSESLSRSASESSVSTGTGTGAAGARAAGGSPESGLGGELATAHHEHANGEHDHDPDHDHDPDHDNDHESDFDYYYCEPDLQPVGYCKALYAFEGIGSGSTMKMECGERLLVLETDAGDGWTRVRRHHTREEGFVPTTYIATTLYADANSH, translated from the exons GATCAATATGATAACTTAGCCGCCCACACACATAAAGGAATTGATTTTTTAGACAAATATGGAAACTTTGTAAAGGAGAGGTGTGCTATTGAATTAGAATATGCAGGAAAACTCAG GAGGCTTGTCAAAAACTTTCaaccaaaaagaaaagaagaagatGAATACCA gtacaCTGCGTGTAAAGCATTTAAACATTTACTTCAAGAATTAAACGATTTTGCGGGACAGCGGGAAGTTGTCGCGGAAAACCTACAGTCTAATGTAGTACGAGAGTTACATCTACTCGCCAGAGAGTTGCGAGATGAAAGGAAG CAACATTTAAACGAAGGTGCGAAACAAATGGGAGTGTTGAACTCATCGATAGGTTCCTTGGAGCGAGCGCGGAGATCGTACGAGCGAGCGGCCAGGGAATCCGAGCGAGCACTTGAGACCTTCCAAAAGGCAGACGCTGACCTTAATCTGAG TCGAGCGGAGGTGGAGAAACAAAAAGCGAATATGAAGCTCCGGAGTCAAGCGTGCGAGGACGCGAAGCAGGAGTACATGGACCAGCTGCGCAAGACGAATGACGCGCAGCGGCAGCACTACGAGCAGCGACTGCCGCACGTATTCAAACAGTTACAG GACTTAGATGAGAAGCGGATAAAGAACATAAAGAACTTTATGTTGAGCTCCGTGGATGTTGAGAGGAAGGTATTCCCCATTATCAAGCAGTGCCTCGATGGTATGGAGACGGCAGCAAATAGTATTAATGAAAAAGAG GACACAAAATTAGTGATAGACAGGTATAAGTCAGGTTTCGTGCCGCCCGAAGACTTCCAGTTCGAGACAGCTTCGGGCGCGGACACGACCGACGCGGCCAACACGCACCACCACCCCGCCAGCCACCACACCGTGCGCGGGACCGTCTCCGGGAACAAGATCAAGAAGAGAGTCGGCATCCTCTCCATCTTCAGCTCCAATAAG AATAACATGTCTACGGATGGAAAGGAGGATTACTCAGACTTGCCACCGaaccaaaagaaaaagaaacttcAAGCAAAAGTCGCCGAGCTGAGTAAACAG GTGGCCCAAGAGCAAGCAGCTATGGAAGGTCTCATGAAAATGAAAGGTGTTTACGAAACGAGCCCAGCGCTCGGAGATCCCATGACTGTAGAAG GTCAGTTAAACGAGTGTTGCGATAAGCTGAAGAAGTTGCGCGCGCAGTTGAACAAGTTCGAGGAGCTGTTGGCGGAGGCCAACAGCCAGGTGGGCGCGCCGCCGCTACACCCCACCGCGAGAACCAACGGGCAGGCGCCCACGCAGGCCACCAG TATCGGGTCAAACAGCGAGTCTCTATCGCGGTCGGCGTCGGAGTCGTCGGTGAGCACAGGCACGGGCacgggcgcggcgggggcgcgcgcGGCCGGCGGCTCCCCCGAGTCCGGGCTCGGCGGGGAGCTCGCCACCGCGCACCACGAACACGCCAACGGGGAACACGACCACGACCCCGACCACGACCATGACCCCGACCATGATAATGACCACGAGTCCGACTTTGATTATTACTACTGCGAGCCTGATCTGCAGCCAGTTGGCTACTGCAAAGCGCTATATGCTTTCGAAG GCATCGGAAGCGGGTCCACGATGAAGATGGAGTGCGGCGAGCGGCTGCTGGTGCTGGAGACGGACGCGGGTGACGGCTGGACGCGCGTGCGGCGCCACCACACGCGCGAGGAGGGCTTCGTGCCCACCACCTACATCGCCACCACGCTCTACGCCGATGCCAACTCGCACTAG
- the LOC113492563 gene encoding formin-binding protein 1-like isoform X3 — translation MNWGIELWDQYDNLAAHTHKGIDFLDKYGNFVKERCAIELEYAGKLRRLVKNFQPKRKEEDEYQYTACKAFKHLLQELNDFAGQREVVAENLQSNVVRELHLLARELRDERKQHLNEGAKQMGVLNSSIGSLERARRSYERAARESERALETFQKADADLNLSRAEVEKQKANMKLRSQACEDAKQEYMDQLRKTNDAQRQHYEQRLPHVFKQLQDLDEKRIKNIKNFMLSSVDVERKVFPIIKQCLDGMETAANSINEKEDTKLVIDRYKSGFVPPEDFQFETASGADTTDAANTHHHPASHHTVRGTVSGNKIKKRVGILSIFSSNKEDYSDLPPNQKKKKLQAKVAELSKQVAQEQAAMEGLMKMKGVYETSPALGDPMTVEGQLNECCDKLKKLRAQLNKFEELLAEANSQVGAPPLHPTARTNGQAPTQATSIGSNSESLSRSASESSVSTGTGTGAAGARAAGGSPESGLGGELATAHHEHANGEHDHDPDHDHDPDHDNDHESDFDYYYCEPDLQPVGYCKALYAFEGIGSGSTMKMECGERLLVLETDAGDGWTRVRRHHTREEGFVPTTYIATTLYADANSH, via the exons GATCAATATGATAACTTAGCCGCCCACACACATAAAGGAATTGATTTTTTAGACAAATATGGAAACTTTGTAAAGGAGAGGTGTGCTATTGAATTAGAATATGCAGGAAAACTCAG GAGGCTTGTCAAAAACTTTCaaccaaaaagaaaagaagaagatGAATACCA gtacaCTGCGTGTAAAGCATTTAAACATTTACTTCAAGAATTAAACGATTTTGCGGGACAGCGGGAAGTTGTCGCGGAAAACCTACAGTCTAATGTAGTACGAGAGTTACATCTACTCGCCAGAGAGTTGCGAGATGAAAGGAAG CAACATTTAAACGAAGGTGCGAAACAAATGGGAGTGTTGAACTCATCGATAGGTTCCTTGGAGCGAGCGCGGAGATCGTACGAGCGAGCGGCCAGGGAATCCGAGCGAGCACTTGAGACCTTCCAAAAGGCAGACGCTGACCTTAATCTGAG TCGAGCGGAGGTGGAGAAACAAAAAGCGAATATGAAGCTCCGGAGTCAAGCGTGCGAGGACGCGAAGCAGGAGTACATGGACCAGCTGCGCAAGACGAATGACGCGCAGCGGCAGCACTACGAGCAGCGACTGCCGCACGTATTCAAACAGTTACAG GACTTAGATGAGAAGCGGATAAAGAACATAAAGAACTTTATGTTGAGCTCCGTGGATGTTGAGAGGAAGGTATTCCCCATTATCAAGCAGTGCCTCGATGGTATGGAGACGGCAGCAAATAGTATTAATGAAAAAGAG GACACAAAATTAGTGATAGACAGGTATAAGTCAGGTTTCGTGCCGCCCGAAGACTTCCAGTTCGAGACAGCTTCGGGCGCGGACACGACCGACGCGGCCAACACGCACCACCACCCCGCCAGCCACCACACCGTGCGCGGGACCGTCTCCGGGAACAAGATCAAGAAGAGAGTCGGCATCCTCTCCATCTTCAGCTCCAATAAG GAGGATTACTCAGACTTGCCACCGaaccaaaagaaaaagaaacttcAAGCAAAAGTCGCCGAGCTGAGTAAACAG GTGGCCCAAGAGCAAGCAGCTATGGAAGGTCTCATGAAAATGAAAGGTGTTTACGAAACGAGCCCAGCGCTCGGAGATCCCATGACTGTAGAAG GTCAGTTAAACGAGTGTTGCGATAAGCTGAAGAAGTTGCGCGCGCAGTTGAACAAGTTCGAGGAGCTGTTGGCGGAGGCCAACAGCCAGGTGGGCGCGCCGCCGCTACACCCCACCGCGAGAACCAACGGGCAGGCGCCCACGCAGGCCACCAG TATCGGGTCAAACAGCGAGTCTCTATCGCGGTCGGCGTCGGAGTCGTCGGTGAGCACAGGCACGGGCacgggcgcggcgggggcgcgcgcGGCCGGCGGCTCCCCCGAGTCCGGGCTCGGCGGGGAGCTCGCCACCGCGCACCACGAACACGCCAACGGGGAACACGACCACGACCCCGACCACGACCATGACCCCGACCATGATAATGACCACGAGTCCGACTTTGATTATTACTACTGCGAGCCTGATCTGCAGCCAGTTGGCTACTGCAAAGCGCTATATGCTTTCGAAG GCATCGGAAGCGGGTCCACGATGAAGATGGAGTGCGGCGAGCGGCTGCTGGTGCTGGAGACGGACGCGGGTGACGGCTGGACGCGCGTGCGGCGCCACCACACGCGCGAGGAGGGCTTCGTGCCCACCACCTACATCGCCACCACGCTCTACGCCGATGCCAACTCGCACTAG